TCCGGTGGCGGCGGTGGAACCACGGCGCCGGCGCTGGGACCGCCGGACCCGGCCGGAGGCGCATCGAGGTCGGGTGCCGACGGCCCCTCGATCCCTCGGTTCCTGCCACGTTTCCACGCCACGAACACGGTCCTCAGATCGGCGGGCGCGCGATCCTAACAACCAGGGGTGACGGCCCTCCGTCGGTGTCCGCTGCTGCCGTGTCCGCGTCGTTCGGGGTGGCGACGACCCGCGCCCCGTAGCGACGCACTACCGGCTCCGCCGCGGCCAACTCCTCGGACCATCGCTCGCCCTTGATCGCGTGCAGGACTCCCCCGGGCCGGAGGAAGGGCAGCGTCCACGGGATCAGGCGCTCGAGGGACGCAACGGCACGGGCGGTCACGAGGTCGAACGAGGCGGCGAGTTCACCCCGCGCGAGGTCCTCCGCGCGGCCGTTGTGGACCGTGACCGCGAGGCCGAGTCGTGCGGCCGCGTCGCGCAGGAAGTCGGCCTTCTTGCGGGTGCTGTCCAGCAGGTGGATCTCGTACTCGGGTCGCACGATGGCGACGACCAGACCCGGGAATCCGCCGCCGGAGCCGATGTCCAGCAACCGTTGCGCCCCCGCGGGGAGCCCGCGCGCGAACGCCACCGACTCGGGGATGTGACGTGTGCGTAGTTCCGACCGTGCGAGTTTGGACACCAGGTTGTGCGGCGATGTCTCGACCGCACGCGTGAAGGCTTCGAGTGCGTCGCTCTGGCGCGGGGTCAGGGATTCCATGCCGCTGACCCTACTCGGCGGGTGGTCCGCCTCCGTTCCACGTGGAACGGCGCGCTCGAGTCGCGGCGGTGGCGAAGTGTTCCACGTGGAACGTCTGCTGCGCGGTTCCACGTGGAACGTGGCGCGGCGCCGGCTACGTGAAGCATTTGCGAGCACTGCCCGCTGGACGGGACGTTCCCCTGCCCGCGCCCCCGATTTCTTCGACCCGGTTGTGAGGCGGCGGCAGACGCCGCCAGCTGCAACGGCCCCAGCGCCACCGGGCCTGGGGCGATGGACCCCCCCCCCGCT
This Egicoccus sp. AB-alg2 DNA region includes the following protein-coding sequences:
- the rsmG gene encoding 16S rRNA (guanine(527)-N(7))-methyltransferase RsmG gives rise to the protein MESLTPRQSDALEAFTRAVETSPHNLVSKLARSELRTRHIPESVAFARGLPAGAQRLLDIGSGGGFPGLVVAIVRPEYEIHLLDSTRKKADFLRDAAARLGLAVTVHNGRAEDLARGELAASFDLVTARAVASLERLIPWTLPFLRPGGVLHAIKGERWSEELAAAEPVVRRYGARVVATPNDADTAAADTDGGPSPLVVRIARPPI